From a single Drosophila sulfurigaster albostrigata strain 15112-1811.04 chromosome 3, ASM2355843v2, whole genome shotgun sequence genomic region:
- the LOC133841012 gene encoding serine palmitoyltransferase 1 produces MIGIQLFNEIGSIFRNTPTFALVLETLLLITVVWLLLHKRGGRRLTKEQQEYLIDQYEPEPLVGETDPDHPLLRTRLVQSKVGKRVVVDGHDCLNLASHNYLGFLEDNEILEEACKCLRKYGVGSCGPRGFYGTMDVHLDLEDRLANFMGLEEAIVYSYGFSTVASAIPAYAKRGDIIFVDEDVNFSIQKGLDASRSTIVYFKHNDAKDLERLLQEQEKRDIKNPKKAQKTRRFLVVEGIYMNTGELCPLPELVALRKQYKLRLFLDETISFGTLGSHGRGITEYLNVDRDEIDLISAGMEGSMATIGGFCVGSHFIAEHQRLSGLGYIFSASLPPMLTQAAISALDRFEREPQIFEQLQTLSQFVHKQFQGFTKLQLRGDKLSPVKHLYVAQARDNFEAEAKLLAKVADKCIEKGVAVVQAAYLQDREHKPVRPSLRIAVNRLLTNDEVLEAFKLIESVSSEVL; encoded by the exons ATGATTGGTATACAATTGTTCAACGAAATCGGCAGCATCTTTCGCAAC ACGCCGACCTTTGCGCTGGTGCTGGAAACTTTGCTGCTGATCACAGTAGTCTGGCTGCTCTTACATAAACGCGGCGGACGTCGCCTGACCAAGGAACAGCAGGAGTACCTCATTGATCAATACGAGCCAGAGCCATTGGTTGGCGAAACAGATCCCGACCATCCATTGCTACGTACTCGCCTCGTCCAGTCGAAAGTCGGCAAGCGGGTTGTGGTCGACGGACATGATTGCTTGAACTTGGCATCGCACAACTACTTGGGATTCCTTGAGGACAACGAGATTCTGGAGGAGGCTTGCAAGTGTTTGCGCAAATATGGCGTCGGTTCATGCGGGCCACGCGGCTTCTATGGCACCATGGATGTGCACTTGGATCTGGAAGATCGTTTGGCTAATTTCATGGGCCTGGAGGAGGCCATTGTCTACTCGTATGGCTTCTCGACGGTCGCAAGTGCTATTCCCGCCTACGCCAAGCGTGGCGACATCATCTTTGT AGATGAAGATGTCAACTTTTCCATACAAAAGGGCTTGGATGCATCGCGCAGCACCATTGTGTACTTTAAGCACAACGATGCCAAAGATTTGGAACGTCTGCTGCAGGAGCAGGAGAAACGCGATATAAAGAATCCCAAAAAGGCGCAGAAAACGCGTCGTTTTCTGGTCGTTGAAGGCATCTATATGAATACGGGAGAGCTGTGCCCACTGCCCGAGTTGGTTGCTCTCCGCAAGCAATACAAGTTGCGTCTGTTTCTGGACGAAACGATCTCATTTGGCACACTTGGCAGCCACGGACGCGGCATCACCGAGTATCTCAATGTGGAC CGTGATGAAATCGACTTGATATCAGCAGGCATGGAGGGATCCATGGCCACCATTGGCGGCTTCTGTGTGGGCTCCCATTTCATAGCCGAGCATCAGCGTCTGTCCGGCTTGGGCTATATATTCTCCGCCTCGCTGCCACCAATGCTGACACAAGCAGCGATTTCAGCACTGGATCGCTTTGAGCGTGAACCGCAGATCTTTGAGCAGCTCCAAACGCTGTCACAATTTGTCCACAAGCAGTTCCAAGGCTTCACCAAACTGCAGCTGCGTGGCGATAAGCTGTCGCCTGTCAAGCATTTGTACGTGGCCCAGGCTCGTGATAACTTTGAAGCAGAGGCCAAGTTGCTTGCGAAGGTGGCCGACAAG TGCATTGAAAAAGGCGTTGCCGTTGTACAAGCGGCCTACTTGCAGGATAGGGAACACAAGCCGGTGCGTCCAAGTCTAAGGATTGCTGTCAATCGTCTGCTGACCAATGATGAAGTGTTGGAGGCTTTCAAGCTCATTGAATCCGTTTCCAGTGAAGTGCTTTAA